The DNA sequence TCCGACATCGGCGTCGCAGAGCACGGAAATCTCGTGAGCTTTCTTCAGTAGACCCGATCGCCTCTTGGAAAAGGTGACCTGCTGGTTCACCTTGTTCTCGATTCTCTTGAGCTCCACTTTCCCCCTCCCCATCTCTCTGTGTATGTCTCGATATGAGATCTAGCTAGGGTATGGTAGTAGGGCTCGCCATTTATGGTACGGATGCAGGGGTGTGTTTGGGTATACACGCGCGGCGGAGGCACgcattgtgtgtgtgtatttatagagagagaaagtgaggGAATGGGAAAAGCAGGGCGCATCCGGTGTGTGATGCGTTTTCTGCGTTTGATTGGTGGACGTAAATAGTGGGACTACAAGGACGAATATTtccctttctttctttctttgtttACTGAAAACACAACTGTTGCTTCCCttcactttttcttccttttctttttgtaggTCTCGTGAACCATGCATATTCATATTGTAAATACTTCACTTACATTACTctcccattttatttttcgatAATGCTTTCTCGCTACTTTTTTGGTGACTCTCAACCTTCACATTTTGtgatactaaaaaattaacgTCTTACCAACTATATTGCACCGTGATGTCGTTAATATAATAGCAGTGTTCATgctagttttatttaaataatccaTAATGACATTCTTGTGATGATTTAAACTTTAATGGCATGTTTGGTTggggtgataactcatctagagATAGAAATCCATAAACAAATATGGTCTTAGTCTGTTGATCAATGCTAGAGTGTAACTGCTGAGGACTACGGATGTTATGAGCGTGCTACTCATGGACGAGCGTGTTGGAGTTGGACCTGGACACGGCTCACGTCTAGGTTCATTCATGAGATGTATTTGGATGACCCGAGCATTGTTAATTTGGTAGTCCAAAAAGATTAAGCTTAACTTGGATAAAGCTCAAGCTCCAAGCCCAAAGAACAGCCAAAAATCAATTGGAGGCGGGCGACGCACACGTGTTGACTTTACAACCCATTTTTAAATAGTGTGTGACCGGGCCTAGATTCCAACATGTTGTActtcacttattttaatttcgcattttaatttttgataattatttctcattacttctgtagtgacTCAATCCATCACATTTTGGATAATAAAGTACatgttttacaaattaaattgtactTCGATGTCGTCTAAATAATATTCCTTCAGttcccaaagaatatgcattttggattcaacacagattttaatgtaatattggtaaagtaagagaggggtagagagaaaaattaattaaaatattgttagtggagaatgagtctcatctAATATAAAagtcttttcaaaattagaaaatatatattcttgcGGGACAGACTATGAAAGGGTGCATATTCTTATAGAAGATTTTggtttgataaaaaagaatatgcactttggttTCGAcatgtattttaatataatatagattaaGGTCGAAAGTCTCCCAACGGGTAGTAGAGTTTGAATCCATGACCCCAAGGTCATCACAGCTCCGCGCTGCCAATTACACTACAATCTGTTGGTTAatgattgttttatttaaactaaattttgtgttttaagtTGAATTGTTTGGTTGGCTTGTCagtactttttttctcttgtttAGATAAGATCATcaataatgatttttcatttatttaattctatgataattcaaacttttaatttagagtgaacttcaaaaatggtccctggactatgggtttatctcgaaaatggtccctggactttaaaaatatcaccagtagtccctggactaagggttaatatcaaaaacggtattttgagacgaaaatgcccttttgaggggttttgaggggtttgggcaatttggtctttttacacttttaacattttaaatctgatattattttagttatgtactaaatctgatattatttcaaaattatcatttttcttcccttttgtcatccttcactttgtttctttatttcaatattagatttaattttacaaaattaaattttaaatttcaatttttaaatatcaataaatttttttaattaaaactattaattcatggaaactataaatattgattaaaactattaatttttgttatttaatataatattaagctgaattgaagaagtacagaaaaataatattaatcgtgatgaaaaataagagctattctatttagccttcgttcggttgttataattgcttgtgattgaatattatgaagtcgactaaaaattttgtataggagtatttttgttgaaattttctagtcattttgattgattgttttcaaattaataaatgaaaattatattagtcttacattagacgcatatttatttcagaataaatcgtgttatattgTCTacttatgattaaaactattaaatattgattaaaactaagacgTTGTtatatcttattgattaaatattagacactatcaaataatgattatgactaataatttttgttatttaataatttttataattaaaaaaatttattgatatttaaaacttgaaatttaaaatttaattttgtaaaattaaatctaatattgaaataaagaaactaagtgaaggatgacaaaagggaagaagaatgataattttgaaataatatcagatttagtacataactaaaataatatcagatttaaaatgttaaaagtgtaaaaagaccaaattgcccaaacccccaaaacccctcaaaagggcattttcgtctcaaaatatcgtttttgatattaacccttagtccagggactactggtgatatttttaaagtccagggaccattttcgagataaacccatagtccagggaccatttttgaagttcactctttaatttattgactGGAGATGGACGtcttattaatgaaattacgCTTCTCTAATCTTACTTTCCATTGAGATATgagatttagaatattaaatcatatattggttttatttgTGTGGCATGTTGCATTTTGTTTAAAATCTGTTTTCTTAGTGCGAGAATCTTTTACATTTTAGTGTTGTTTAGTAAGAGATTAAGCGTTTGTGTCTAAACGATAATTTATTCGCTAAACATCAGCtcattctttaattataactGGTTATAGTGATAACACTACACAAGTTGTAAAATCTGTCTTTCTTTGACCATTTCAaagtatttaatgaaaagataaGGTTTGTAAGGGTATTCAGAATTCCTTGTTGATCTTTTTATTGACACTACTACTATCATGAGtttgtaataaaaatgtaacaCAATTAATAGTCAGTAGTATTTGATATTCTGTCTTTTCCAtagtaatgaaattatttctattttggtacatttcatagtaatgaagtaatttttatttttagtaaaaatcaatatatttcttctcatttactttactactccctctgtccataGTTTGTTTCACTTTGAtcggtacgagttttaaaaaatgtaatgaaaagtgagttgaaaaagttagtggaatgtgagtcttactttaattatattagttttataaaaaaatgtgagtacgaatgaattagtagaatatggggtccactaccaaaaatggtaaaaagtgaaataagacaaACTATGTGGAAcagaccaaaataaaaaaatgggacaaactatctggaatggagggagtatctcttactttattttctccccatctcactatcttttttcattttctactttattcttcctttatttaactcatctaacacaatttttcttaatctccataccggaaagaaatgcctccactagtatgggacggagggagtataaaataagacaccaattttaaattttttagagCATCATTAACCCCAGCCCGAATCCAAGCCCCAAGTCCcttccacgtcatcattccTCTAATTTTCTGCGCCAGGCCACAACTCCTATAACCCTGCAAGCCCCATCCAAACCTCAACTATTAAATTGCACTATTCACAAGTACAATCTATTTCActcataaaatagaaaatgttgaataataaaaacacgaaaaattcattgttttgggtgtttataaaaaattacaaaccctagaaataaaaaattaaaaatccttaaaaataaaaattacaaattccagaaaaaaaaacaaataaatagagagaatagAGAGCTAGAAATTATTGGAaaaatgttgaagaaatggtatataaataggcaaaaataaaatcaaaattaaaaaaaaaaaataaaaattggatagGGGTTCCAGATCCGGCCTGAACACCCATAACCGTAGGTCGGGCCGCAACTAGGGCAGGTAATTCGGTCGGTTCGGTTAGAACCGAACCGACAACCCGGTTAACCGAGCACAAAAGTAACCGAGATTGAAgcaccgaaaccgaaaccgaatTGGcctcggttcggttcggttcctaACCGAATAGggtcggttcggttccggttaaccgaaccggaaccgaattattaaaaaaatatatatatgcagtTCATAGGTATCAATCTGCATACGAAAAATTCCCATCCTAGCCACCACCATTTGCGCTGCATTGAGTTTTTggtatttaaatttgtagaaaaaattatgtagGTGCTTTgtattagaaatttaaaaaataaaaacaacctATTTAGAAtatacttaataaaaataaatattaaatgtgtAATTCGGTTCTAATCGGTTCCAATCGGTTCTAACCGAttggaaccgaaccgaaccgataaCCGAAAGACACCTTTCTTttggaaccgaaccgaaccgataaccgaatttttcggttaaccgagaaaTGTGATAAACGGTTCGGTCATCGGTTAACCGACTAACCGATGACCGAACTACCTGCCCTAGCCGCAACCAAACGCATTCTGGGAGCCTCCAATGGCGAGCCGGGATGCAACCGGGCGCGGTCCCGTGACTCCCTCCCGTCCTCAGGCGCGGCTCCGGCCCCCTCCAACGCTACAGGCCGCGGGCCAGGACCCATGTCGTTAACTATGCTCTTATGCTTAATagttctatttgtttttttttctttcatgtttTGATACTATTCTACGATTTTGTTCACACAATTTTCATCACCACAAAATCTTGGCTGCGCGCACCTTGCACACGACGTATAAGCCCATTGTTtatgatagtagtattatttaattaagggGATCAAATATTAAGTTGTAATGAGATGGAGTCTTATTTGAACAAAACTCCTAATAAGATAGAGAGGTATATAATGCCTAAAACCAAAGGTGTCGGATTGGCGTCCTGTATGTAATGTggcttttaaatttaaattaatttacccaaaaaaaaaaaacaacttgATTCCTCGACACAAATGCTAACAAAAAGGTACACTTTTGGTGGCAGCATTGGCTACATTTCcgacaaaaaaaaagatcgAAAAGCATCCAATGGAAAGTAAAGAATTTGAATAGCGCAGCAGTTTCCCATGTAATCTTTGATGAAGCCTGTGAAATAGATGCAGACAAACTATTAATACCTgtcaaaaataatagtaatgtCCAAGGAAAAAGCAATACATTTATTAATGCATATTGTTTTACTAATAAAGATAAACTAAGGACTTTTAAAAGCAATACATTTATTAATGCATATTGTTTTACTAATAAAGATAAACTAAGGACTTTTAAAAGCAGCTGGGACAGACTGATTCATTGAAATAAGAAGACAAGATTCAGATACTATCAGAGTGAGGACAAATTACTAGCTGCAACGATAAGAATGGAGCAATGAggttcaaaaactaaaaactacTCAGTAAAGTAAAGTAAAGCTGGGGTCAACAAAATATAACACGGAGTAGTGTTCAGTATAATTATCATCTTTGTGGGATATGGATACATGTACATGTTTGGGTGAGTCATCTGCATTAATATGTGTTTGGGTTATCCATATATACTGCACAACATCGGGAGAGAGAAAATGCCATGCTACATATTGTGAGCACCATACATGAGCTAGTTCTCGTCTAGTCCACATtgacattatttgttttgttctaTAAATTCACTTTGATTCTAATGCTTGTTATTGACATCATCAATCTTACAAtgcaaattacaaaaaaaaaaaaaaagctcgATTTGTctttttatacattaatatgAAGTTATAGAGAAAATGAACAAATGGACCCTTTGATTGAAGCAATGCAATTATTGGGGAAGGGTTTATCTCATTCTTTCATGGTAGTTTTCAAGTTTAATGCAACAAATTAACTCAAGGGACAAGGATAATACtacacataaataaaatccaaaaacaGATCATAATCAAGAGaattaaacattaaatggcatgcatcaaattcaaatatgcTAGAATccagattaaaaaaaaaaaagaagaagaagagagagctCACATGTAGGAGTTCAAACCAATCTCTCCCCGAAATTCTGATGTTCCCACAAAGAAAAGGCTAGGAGCTTAATAAGCACGCCGCCTCATCTTCTTTGGCTTCTTGACAAAACTCAATCTAATCTGTTTAAGCCGTCTCCTCTTCCTTGCCATCTTCTCAGGAAGTGTCTCCCTCTTCTTTTCCTTCTTCACCGCAGTatccttcttcttcacaaaTTTCGGATCAACCTTGTATGCCTTTGGCTGCACAGCCAGCCCGCTGCTCTCGGCTTCCTTATAAAGAGCATTAGCCTTATCAAGACGTCCATGAGCACACAGCTTCCCCATCAACAAGTCGTAACTTTTAATACCCGGCTTGCGTCCGTCCTCCTTCATCATTGCAAAAACATTCATAGCATGATCAACCCTCCCAATCCCACATAGAATCTTCAAGAACTCGTAATAAGCCTTGGTATCCAGAGCATCCCCGAACCCAGCGGACTTCATCCTATCAATCATCTCATCCCCTTCCCCAATCCGTGCAGCCTGATACAAGCTCTTGATCAACACAAGGAACGTAGCCTCATTAGGGTAACACCCCCGCATCCCCATACTAGAGAACAGTTCTAATGCAACTGAGGTCTTCCTAATCTTGCAGTAATTAGTAATAAGCACATTAAACGTCTCCACATCGCAAGGAACACCGTTCCTCTCCATCTCAACCAGCACGTTTCTTGACTCGCTATCGAGCCTAAAAGGATCCTTCTTCCTACAAAGCGCGCAAACACATTCTAAAATCGCGTTGTAAGCGTACGTACCTATCTCGAATCCGCCCCTCTGCATCTCACCGAGCAATCTCTTGGCTTCATCCAGCTTCCCATCCACGCACCAGCCTTCGATCAATGCATCACATATATACTCATCGGGAAAGAACTCATTTGCCAAACCCTTAACCAATTTTTCGGCATAGCTCGCGTAGCCATGGTTGCAGAGACCAGACACAATCAGCTTCAATGAATCCATATCCCTCACAAACCCATAGTCTTTCTCCATCCTCTCAAACAATGCAACGGTTTGGGAGGGCCTCCCTGCACGAACCATTCGATCAATTAGGGCTTCAAGAGACTTAACCCCAGCGACTCCAATGCCATCCACAAGAACTTCGTGGGTAGCTTTGAAATCCTTTCTCCTCCCAAAATACGCAACGAAATGGGAGTAAACCTCATCACTAGGCTCAAATCCCGGCCTTGATTTCGCCCATTTGAGGAAATCTAGCGCCATACGGCCTGCGTCAGGGGACAAATTGAGTGTAGAGAGGAGCATTGCGGGGCTAATCCGGACGTGGGAGAATGAAAGATCAAGTCTTTTTTGAAGAGGGAGGGGTTCTGAATCTGGGTTTTTCTGAAGCTCGTCGGAAAACAATTTAGCCAATGCATCTTCATCGTTTTCGGattttttagggttttgattgAAAGAATTTTCCGCTGCGGATGGGTTTCCTGTTTGTGAGGAGAAATTTCTGATGGGAAAAAACCAGTGGCGTCGGCCGGCGGAGAAGGCGTTTGAAGAGACAAATTCCGGAGGCGGACATCGAGGGGCGGGGAGGGGGTGGTGGGTGAGGGGATTGGGAGAGGTGGAGAAGCAGCGGAGGAGGAGCAGTTTGCGCAGGTGCAACGAGAGCTTCCGCATTTTTTTActgtgtgtggtgtgtgtgaaAGAGGACAaggttttggggggttttgaGGGGTagggtatttttattttattaatttcattttaaattgggaattaatttcatttttgagtGAAAAGGTGTTTTATGTCTTTCCACAGCTGAAAACTGGTGGATATGAGCAAGATATAGATATAGAAGATGGGGATTTGGGTGATGTAGAAATTGCCTTCAGATAAGCAGAGGTTTTGTTCCCAGTTGACACGTGGCAGAGACCCCTACTTCGCCGGAAAATTTACAACTCCGGTGGCCCCACGACGGAGCTCTGCTGAAAGGTAACTGAGTGCTATCACTCTTCATAGTTCCCATTAGGAATATCagtatcaaaataaaattttgggaGAAAATTGTTCAACTGCTGTAATAAgccataaaatttatttgaagaaatgaGAGTTCAACCAATTGAAGCTTGTGCATTTCATATGGAGAATGGTAGAATTTGGAgtaccttttattttattgtatatccCAAACTATTTTACATTAGTTCCATATCTTCATTGATGCCTTGCTCAGATAGTATTTCCCTTAGTTAGAAGCAGATATGGTGTCTCTGCTAACATTGCCTTCAACCAATCATGTGTGGCCTAGTTCATCCTCTCAGGTTCAAGTCTTAAATCACTCTTCATTTCATTGCTTGTTGCAAACTTCTTTTCTGTTCTTATATtcttatgtatatatatgcatcAGCTAGGTCTGTATAGGCACGGTCCGTTTCGAAGGAGTATTTCCTTCGTTGTGAGGTCTGCTCATTTGCCTTCGACTTCAGCTCCTCCATGCGAAGGTACACTGTTCGCCTATTCTCTTTTTAAGCAGAATGTCCCTTTCAGTTCGTTAAGATTAGATGGCCACCATCAAGCttgaaatgaacaaaaaaatctATTGTTTTATCTCCTCTTAgaagatatagaaaatatactGAATGGCTTAGGTAAGGCCTTAGGGATGAGGAAGAAACAGTCCACAAATCTTCCTCTCTTCAGTGGTAATCTGTGTCTAGTTCAATTTGGAGCTTCAGTTTTTAGGCCTTTCCTAGGTTGGAATGCACATGCTAACTTAATGCTCACGACAGATAGAAGTGGAAGACGGGAACTCCTGGCCTTGGGGGTGACAGTTGCCCCTTGGTTATTCATGTCTCAGCACGCAGCAACATGTACGTAATTTCTTCAGGAACAACTCTTGTGAGATAGTCATAAACTCTTCACAGTAACTTTCCTTCAGCACTGATCTTTACTGGAAAGAATTGTCTTTTTTGTGACTTTCTTACATCCAGATTGTGTATCATTGTTCTTATCATTACTACCCTATTTACCACCATCATCATTGGTGTTCGTTTATATAGAGTGGGGTTGTAATGATCTGCATTTTCGTAATCACTCATAGCATACTTCTTTGAGCTCTATGACTGATGCGCTAAGAGTATACTGTTGATGTGGCTCAGTTGCTGCAGAAACAAAGAAGGGATTCCTCCCCGTCACTGATAAGAAAGACGGATATACTTTCGTGTATCCCTTTGGATGGCAGGTGTGCTGCACCATAACCTCTTTTGTTCTTCATCACATTTCATCATCACAAGTACATCCCATTCAAGTTCATTATTATGTTGGCTGGAACAGGAGGTCGTTGTTGAAGGACAAGACAAGGTCTTCAAAGATGTTATCGAGCCTCTTGAAAGCGTCAGTGTAAATATAATCCCCACAGCCAAACAAGACATTCGTGACTTTGGCCCCCCACAGGAGGTTTGCAAATAATCACGCTGCTAAATTTTCGTATGAGCTTCGGACAACTTTGTATGATTGTGGatttttcatttgaaaatCGTTCTTCTAGGTTGGCGAAACTCTAATTCGGAAGGTCTTGGCTTCTCCTACTCAAAAAACAAAGCTGATTGAGGCATCAGAGGtagttttttctcttttaccaAGTATGTTAAGTTATGAATACGAATGTTATGGATAACTCTGCCTGGTCGTCACACAGCACGACGTGGAGGGGAAAGCATATTACACATTCGAGTTCCTTGCACAAGCTCCAAACTACACCCGTCATGCTTTGTCTACAGTCTGCATTGGCAATGGTATGTTCATTCTTCTTGCTCGTAGTTCGGATTCATTTATAAACTGAGGAGCTAAGCTATAAATTCTTTGCAGGAAGGTTCTACACAGTGACAACAGGAGCGAACGAGAGGAGATGGGATAAGATGAAAGATAGACTGAAAACTGTGGTCGATTCGTTCCAGATTTTCAATGTCTGAAGGTTGGATgtccgtgtgtgtgtgtgcgtgtgcgCATTGCTTCTTCATTTACAACATAAACTAGAGGCTATTCACTCACTGTAGATATGAGCAATTTTCTCTCAACAACTACTAGTCTCTGCACACTCTGTGTTATATCTCTCCAAAGATATGCATCAACTATGGTATATATATCTTGTCATATTATCGATTCGGTTTGATTATTCtctccaaaaaatttaatttctaagaaATTGATTATCCCAAACGAAAGTTGATAAACTGGATTGAACCAAACAGAAAAGTATAACCACAATAAGTATATGCAGAATAACGATAGGCTCctggaaatttgaaaatgaatcGAGAtataaaccaaacaaaatgagaGTGCTATTAACAACCACAAATGATCTATCACCATAGCTGATACTGATTGATAGTAGGGACATCACAAAACTATTGGACATAGCTTCAACAACAGCTCAAACTTCATCTAAGGTATGTGACTTCAGCAATAAATGCATTACGAATTTACGACACAAGAAATGTAAACCATACTCTAATTCACAGTGTCTCAAGAGATGAACATATTGTTAGACCACATTTTGAATGTGGCCTAGACAGAGTAGACGGCGATCTCATTGTTGAATTTGATGTGCCAAAGCCACTAGTTGCTCCCACCTCCGAAAAGGTATCCCAGGGAAGACCCACCACCTGGAGCAGCATGGACTTTAGTCGAAGGTCGATCCTGAAACATTCAGTCCCAATGTTATTGATGGTAACAAAATGCATCGATCATTGAGCAACTATATGAGAGGCATGATGACTGACTAAGCATGGGGAAAAATTGCAACTAAAATTTTctacaaactaaaaaacaataatgGCCTTGAACATTGCACAGACATTTCAGTAAAGCCTGCAATAGTAAGAATTTGATCTACAAGGATACCACTATTAGGAACATAGTATGAAGAAGCAGCTACTTATATATTGACAAACGGGGTCATGCATACCGTGAGGAAGTTCCCAGTGTTCTGGCCATCAGCACGGTGATAGTTATTCTTCTGGTTTCCATGGATACCAGCAGGAATCTGCTTTAGACCATCACCAGATGGTGCCGCAGAAGGCTGCTTCTCTGGTGTCACACGCGTAACTGGGGCTGGCTTCTCAACAGGTGCCTGCACATTGTTCGTGGCAGGTTTCGGAGCAGGAGCTTCCCCGCTTCCAAAAAGGTAGCCCAGAGAACTCTGCCCTCCACCACTGCTGACTCCACGACCCATTTACTTTGTGAAGATGGGAATTCAACTCCTCAACTACAGGTCTATAACCAGATTTAGTCTTAGAGATCAAACCAGATAGATGAATGtgatgaaaatattttctaattagATTACACCAAAAGAGTATGTGGTTTCATAAATTCAGCATAATTGGATCAGCAAAACCATGGGGCTTATCTTCTTCAGTGCTAATTAAAGTATAACGCACACACTCTAAACTCCATTCTCCACTACACTACACAATTTTCCACAGCATCCGATCAAATTGGTACAAATCATAAAAACAGAATTAATTCAGAATTGCATAAGAAACATCCAGTAACTGATCGCAACAGACAGACAATTAGAAAACGGCATAGATAATCgaaatggaaatgaaaaatatagacCGATGTCGACATCAGTTTCCCAGTAGCATGAACAATAAAATTCTACAGCAAAAAACGATGGATCTGAATAAAAAACAACGGAAATAATCACAATTCTGCATTACTGAAAGCAACGGCATATGTGAGCGACggatagagagagaggggagggGCGTTACCTGTGTTGTGAGGGATCAGATCTGATCTGCGGAGAGAAGATAGCAAGCAAGTGGGGAGAGTGAAGGTTACTGCTGTCACTGTATATTCGAAGCAAAATTAATGACGTCTGAATTTGAAAAGCGAATTTGTTAGCTGGAAAATGGATATATTACTATGTGACATAGATCGGTTAATTTGAATAGATGTTCTTTTGGAAAGTTAATTAGTAGTACCACGTGTAAAATTTTACCCTATGTTTacattgaatttaaattatgttgaaGTTGTGTTGAAGAATTTTTAAACTATATTGAAGTTGTGTTGAagagttttgaatttgtataaatatataaatttttattttatcactacccgtACTATGTGTTTATAAGCAAGATAACTCAAAATACAATACAACAAAACAAAGTTTGATTAACTTAATTCGATAATATAACAAGTAAGTGCTTCAACAATGAGGAGGTCGACCCACGTTGAATAGTTAGTGTGGCACGCAAGAGCTAAACACAAAGTTCCCGGCAAATGGAGTCGAGCTTAAGCTTAGAAAactctatgtttttagttcaATGATTTAActgttattattaatttaaatatttcatttcaaatttttaagaCAAAATTGTAAATTGTTTTGCCTTcgttggattttttttttttcgtttttaaGTTGTAGTATTATTGATTCTTTCACATATAGTAATATCGTTATTATGCAAATATCTAACATCTCTCCTACTTcattaatacataaaatcatatgtactgtttctcatttttcttctagattcttcaattatttccaaattctttaaattttattccaaaaatGCAATATGTGGAATTATagtatactactccctccgttccacaataatagagtcattttgccattttggtacgttccatagtaatagagtcatttccatttttaataaaagtcaacacatttttccacacctactttaccctctcttacttttttctatcttcatctctctacctttttcattttccactttattctccctttgcttaactcacctaacacaatttttcttaatctccgtgtaaaaaaaaacgcctccattactatgaaacggagagagtactaaaTAGTTGTTTCACGATACATAGAGATTCAATCCAAATAATCTATCCTCACTTGGAATGTCTTTCCCACCATTACACTCATTATCTTCTTTCCAAGGCTCATCTTCTCCCCACATGCTCGACAACATCCAACTTCTTATGGTGCGGAGATTCCTGCACATGATATACGAGGTAACCATGGAGATTTTTCAAGTTTATGTGGATATCGGCGAACCAACAAATAGCAACAGAGTTTTGGGAGAAATATGCCGGAAGGTGAGACGAGGTAAGTCCTGCAGGTATCCTGCAACGCATATCATGTATGCTTCGAGCCTATTTAGATTAGGAGAGATTTCGGAAAAAGGGATTCAATTCGCAGGCCTTTCGAAATTTGACATTAAATTTGCTGACCTTTTGGAATATGGGATCGTAGCGTGCGAATTTTTCGAA is a window from the Salvia hispanica cultivar TCC Black 2014 chromosome 1, UniMelb_Shisp_WGS_1.0, whole genome shotgun sequence genome containing:
- the LOC125190822 gene encoding pentatricopeptide repeat-containing protein PNM1, mitochondrial-like — encoded protein: MRKLSLHLRKLLLLRCFSTSPNPLTHHPLPAPRCPPPEFVSSNAFSAGRRHWFFPIRNFSSQTGNPSAAENSFNQNPKKSENDEDALAKLFSDELQKNPDSEPLPLQKRLDLSFSHVRISPAMLLSTLNLSPDAGRMALDFLKWAKSRPGFEPSDEVYSHFVAYFGRRKDFKATHEVLVDGIGVAGVKSLEALIDRMVRAGRPSQTVALFERMEKDYGFVRDMDSLKLIVSGLCNHGYASYAEKLVKGLANEFFPDEYICDALIEGWCVDGKLDEAKRLLGEMQRGGFEIGTYAYNAILECVCALCRKKDPFRLDSESRNVLVEMERNGVPCDVETFNVLITNYCKIRKTSVALELFSSMGMRGCYPNEATFLVLIKSLYQAARIGEGDEMIDRMKSAGFGDALDTKAYYEFLKILCGIGRVDHAMNVFAMMKEDGRKPGIKSYDLLMGKLCAHGRLDKANALYKEAESSGLAVQPKAYKVDPKFVKKKDTAVKKEKKRETLPEKMARKRRRLKQIRLSFVKKPKKMRRRAY
- the LOC125200919 gene encoding protein SPIRAL1-like 2 — its product is MGRGVSSGGGQSSLGYLFGSGEAPAPKPATNNVQAPVEKPAPVTRVTPEKQPSAAPSGDGLKQIPAGIHGNQKNNYHRADGQNTGNFLTDRPSTKVHAAPGGGSSLGYLFGGGSN
- the LOC125200918 gene encoding psbP-like protein 1, chloroplastic — encoded protein: MVSLLTLPSTNHVWPSSSSQLGLYRHGPFRRSISFVVRSAHLPSTSAPPCEDRSGRRELLALGVTVAPWLFMSQHAATFAAETKKGFLPVTDKKDGYTFVYPFGWQEVVVEGQDKVFKDVIEPLESVSVNIIPTAKQDIRDFGPPQEVGETLIRKVLASPTQKTKLIEASEHDVEGKAYYTFEFLAQAPNYTRHALSTVCIGNGRFYTVTTGANERRWDKMKDRLKTVVDSFQIFNV